Proteins co-encoded in one Pseudopipra pipra isolate bDixPip1 chromosome 12, bDixPip1.hap1, whole genome shotgun sequence genomic window:
- the FBXL22 gene encoding F-box and leucine-rich protein 22 — translation MCNSRGEVEPLQHHLHSPGDWDCSSPAMHITQLNRECLLHLFSFLDKNSRKNLAKTCHKLLEVFEDPFLWPLLNFHSPVELKKDNFLLGPALKYLSICWYSERVKVCNIEDWMKNSFQRDFCNRHENTVRDFLLQVCNRCPNLLSLTLSGCGHVTDDSILLLLRSCPKLRTLKLENCVRITDRSLQAVTLHGGALHTLHVDFCRNITQAGLQRVREQCPSVMLRAERSANMIPDSQPDKKLRLERASRKLVEL, via the exons ATGTGCAACAGCCGTGGGGAGGTTGAGCCCCTGCAGCACCATCTCCACAGCCCAGGAGACTGGGACTGTTCCAGCCCTGCCATGCACATCACCCAGCTGAACCGGGAATGCCTCTTGCacctcttctcttttctggaCAAAAACAGTAGGAAAAATTTAGCAAAAACATGTCACAAGTTGCTAGAAGTGTTTGAGGATCCTTTCCTGTGGCCTTTGTTGAACTTCCATTCTCCAGTGGAACTAAAGAAGGATAATTTTCTCCTGGGACCTGCTTTAAAATACTTGTCCATCTGCTGGTATTCAGAGAGAGTCAAGGTGTGTAACATTGAGGACTGGATGAAAAACAGTTTCCAGAGAGACTTCTGTAACAGGCATGAGAACACTGTCAGGGATTTTTTACTACAGGTTTGCAACAG GTGTCCAAACCTGCTGTCCCTGACCCTGTCTGGATGTGGCCATGTCACAGATGactccatcctgctgctcctcaggagCTGCCCCAAGCTGAGGACACTCAAGCTGGAGAACTGTGTGCGGATCACGGACCGGAGCCTGCAGGCCGTGACCCTGCACGGGGGGGCCCTGCACACCCTGCACGTGGATTTCTGCAGGAACATCacccaggctgggctgcagagGGTCAGGGAACAGTGTCCTTCAGTGATGCTGAGAGCAGAGAGAAGTGCCAACATGATCCCAGACAGCCAGCCAGACAAAAAGCTGAGGCTTGAAAGAGCATCAAGAAAGCTGGTTGAGCTTTAG